In Gemmata obscuriglobus, a single genomic region encodes these proteins:
- a CDS encoding class I SAM-dependent methyltransferase yields MLTLPHFGLYVITCPGRERVLAQTLAALAASDWPGPPEVLRQPADWPVGWSSTSRMYRSALQRAWDDGCWWTVLLEDDVRVGRFFWENLTRWHPITTGQLQWGSLFIPDTIQDPWARRCPELGYRLARPALANGPNERWQKSRLWGSQAYVLSRGALEIMLDRWDHHTGGQDARALGVANGAGWPLWYADPCLVEHTPLMSAFGTPPVYAPDFDPDFRLPTADSSTYRHPEGVPGWLTYGEGRALWDLARGKRVLELGRFRGRSTVALAQSARELVSVDSLDPAPALDWLQRFGVADRVSLIQGHFAGVASGRGPFEMVFLDGEHDAANVRTGLEAALAALEPGGVLACHDYPDPDWPDVRKIVDAVAAERGLVRFRQADYVAAFRYPGPDAQRAPEPLIRYERGAADETGSGIVPGTPIPRTVWAYWEGPLPGYIDLCLQTIRKYNARVEVLDRAGFDALHRNDRDLPIDTLPLAQKADFIRAYLLKHYGGLYVDADCVVLRNLDFVFDAADAAGFVGYREPLGYMSNSLMAAAPGGAVIDSHYRQVCDAIRSRRPLAWLDLGSVPLERSVADHRGQSRLLPTELVMPLSWQHSERLADRRSDEEHEASFRAEAVCYMLSNNTIKNRPATVGLASLSPAELLADSYFLSFLFRRAFGDATARGPR; encoded by the coding sequence ATGCTCACACTGCCCCATTTCGGCCTTTACGTCATTACCTGCCCCGGTCGCGAACGTGTTCTGGCCCAGACGCTCGCGGCGCTCGCCGCCAGCGACTGGCCCGGCCCGCCGGAGGTGCTGCGGCAACCGGCTGACTGGCCGGTCGGGTGGTCCAGCACGTCCCGGATGTACCGGTCCGCGCTTCAGCGAGCCTGGGACGACGGGTGCTGGTGGACCGTCCTCCTTGAAGACGATGTCCGCGTCGGTCGCTTCTTCTGGGAAAACCTGACCCGCTGGCACCCGATCACGACGGGCCAGCTTCAGTGGGGCAGCCTGTTCATTCCGGACACGATTCAGGACCCGTGGGCGCGGCGGTGCCCGGAACTCGGGTACCGGCTCGCCCGTCCGGCCCTGGCGAACGGCCCGAACGAGCGGTGGCAGAAGTCCCGGTTGTGGGGCTCACAGGCCTACGTGTTGAGCCGGGGCGCACTGGAGATCATGCTCGACCGCTGGGACCACCACACCGGCGGGCAGGACGCGCGAGCGCTCGGGGTCGCGAACGGGGCCGGTTGGCCGCTCTGGTACGCCGACCCGTGCCTGGTCGAGCACACGCCGCTCATGAGCGCGTTCGGTACGCCGCCGGTGTACGCGCCCGACTTCGATCCCGACTTCCGGTTACCGACTGCCGACAGCAGCACGTACCGACACCCGGAAGGGGTGCCGGGGTGGTTGACCTATGGCGAAGGCCGCGCCCTTTGGGATCTGGCCCGCGGGAAGCGGGTTCTCGAACTCGGCCGGTTCCGCGGTCGCAGCACCGTCGCTTTGGCGCAGTCGGCGCGCGAACTGGTGTCGGTCGATTCTCTTGACCCCGCGCCCGCGCTGGACTGGCTCCAGAGGTTCGGTGTGGCCGACCGGGTGTCTCTCATCCAAGGGCACTTCGCGGGTGTCGCGTCCGGGCGCGGGCCGTTCGAGATGGTGTTTCTGGACGGGGAGCACGACGCGGCGAACGTCCGTACCGGTCTTGAGGCCGCGCTGGCCGCGCTCGAACCGGGCGGCGTGCTGGCATGCCACGATTACCCGGACCCGGACTGGCCGGACGTGCGCAAGATCGTGGACGCGGTTGCGGCCGAGCGCGGGCTCGTGCGGTTCCGGCAAGCGGACTACGTGGCGGCGTTCCGGTACCCGGGGCCGGACGCGCAACGCGCACCCGAGCCGCTGATTCGGTACGAACGCGGTGCGGCAGACGAAACCGGCTCCGGCATCGTTCCCGGCACGCCCATACCCCGAACCGTGTGGGCGTACTGGGAAGGTCCGCTCCCGGGTTACATCGATCTCTGCCTACAAACGATCCGCAAGTACAACGCCCGGGTTGAAGTGCTGGACCGCGCCGGGTTCGACGCGCTGCACCGGAATGACCGCGACCTGCCCATCGACACGCTCCCGCTGGCACAAAAGGCGGACTTCATCCGCGCGTACCTCCTGAAGCACTACGGCGGTCTGTATGTGGACGCGGATTGCGTGGTACTACGGAACCTGGATTTCGTGTTCGATGCGGCGGACGCGGCCGGGTTCGTGGGCTACCGCGAACCGCTCGGTTACATGAGCAACAGCCTGATGGCGGCCGCGCCGGGCGGGGCCGTGATCGACAGCCATTACCGGCAGGTGTGCGACGCCATTCGGTCGCGCCGCCCGCTCGCGTGGCTCGATCTCGGCTCGGTGCCGCTGGAGCGGTCCGTTGCCGACCACCGCGGGCAGAGCCGGTTGCTCCCGACGGAACTCGTGATGCCGCTGTCGTGGCAGCACAGCGAGCGCCTGGCGGACCGCCGGTCGGACGAGGAGCATGAGGCGTCGTTTCGCGCGGAGGCCGTGTGCTACATGCTCTCGAACAACACGATCAAGAACCGCCCGGCCACGGTCGGCTTGGCGTCGCTGTCGCCCGCCGAACTCCTGGCCGATTCGTACTTCTTGTCGTTTCTCTTCCGCCGGGCCTTTGGGGACGCAACGGCGCGAGGGCCGCGGTAA
- a CDS encoding DUF1552 domain-containing protein: MSTPEKTHPLSRRTFLRGVGVSMALPWLESVPVWGDDKPKNSASEAPVRFAALFSGNGFHSKEWWARGEGKQLELGKVLDPLKPHREKLLFLRGLYNQEALIGGIHSCQTGNLLTGAHLAPDGEIRSGISCDQVIAEKTKGATKVPSLVLGTEPSIAAIHKNYSMIYSSHISWSSATTPTPLELYPALAFDRLFRDEVGRADKSVLDAVREDATSYKNKVSTADRRRLDEYLSSVREVEQRIEQAGKGGRLQGWRPTLDKPDMKRPPDGIPQDIDQHMRLMCDILVLAFRTDTTRVCTLKLNNDHSSLRFPHLKVDYMIHHLLSHTDGADWLKVNQFFTEQVAYIARKLDAVQEGERTLLDNSMILFCSSMMTGNHNNDQLPVVMVGRGGGRIKTGRVLDYLGKPNRKMCSLYLALMEKAGVRLNEFGDSKEPLAEI; encoded by the coding sequence ATGAGCACCCCCGAAAAGACACACCCCCTTTCACGCCGTACGTTCCTGCGCGGGGTCGGGGTGTCGATGGCGCTACCGTGGCTGGAGTCGGTGCCGGTCTGGGGCGACGACAAGCCGAAGAATTCGGCGTCCGAGGCGCCGGTGCGGTTCGCCGCACTGTTCTCTGGCAACGGGTTCCACTCGAAGGAGTGGTGGGCCAGGGGAGAAGGTAAGCAACTGGAACTGGGCAAGGTGCTCGACCCGCTCAAGCCCCACCGCGAAAAGCTCCTGTTCCTCCGCGGCCTCTACAACCAAGAGGCACTGATCGGCGGCATCCACAGTTGTCAGACGGGCAACCTGCTGACCGGCGCGCATCTGGCGCCCGACGGCGAGATCCGGTCCGGGATCAGTTGCGACCAGGTGATCGCCGAGAAAACCAAGGGCGCGACGAAGGTGCCGAGCCTGGTGCTGGGCACCGAGCCGTCGATTGCGGCGATCCACAAGAACTACTCGATGATTTACAGCTCCCACATTTCGTGGAGTTCGGCCACCACGCCGACCCCGCTGGAGCTGTACCCGGCGCTGGCGTTCGACCGGCTGTTTCGGGACGAGGTCGGCAGGGCCGATAAGAGCGTGCTCGACGCCGTGCGCGAGGACGCCACCAGCTACAAGAACAAGGTGAGCACCGCCGACCGGCGGCGGCTGGACGAGTACCTGTCGTCCGTGCGCGAGGTGGAACAGCGGATCGAACAGGCCGGTAAGGGCGGGCGGCTCCAGGGCTGGCGCCCCACGCTCGACAAGCCGGACATGAAGCGCCCGCCCGACGGCATCCCCCAAGACATCGACCAGCACATGCGGCTCATGTGCGACATCCTGGTGCTGGCGTTCCGGACCGACACCACCCGCGTCTGCACCCTGAAGCTGAACAACGACCACTCGTCGCTGCGGTTCCCGCACCTGAAGGTGGACTACATGATCCACCACCTCCTGTCGCACACCGACGGCGCCGACTGGCTCAAGGTCAACCAGTTCTTCACCGAGCAGGTTGCGTACATCGCCAGAAAACTCGACGCGGTCCAGGAGGGCGAGCGGACGCTCCTCGACAACAGCATGATCCTGTTTTGTTCGAGCATGATGACGGGCAACCACAACAACGACCAGTTACCGGTGGTGATGGTCGGACGCGGGGGCGGGCGGATCAAGACGGGCCGCGTCCTCGACTACCTCGGGAAACCGAACCGGAAGATGTGCAGCTTGTACCTCGCGCTGATGGAGAAAGCGGGCGTGCGGCTGAACGAGTTCGGCGACTCCAAAGAACCGCTCGCGGAAATTTGA
- a CDS encoding DUF1592 domain-containing protein, translated as MAARVFRTRLAGALGVALVAALVSAFARESQPAGTAGTPAEPKLADYAAVRPLLAKYCLNCHSAKDKKGSLDLERFASADDVRKDAKVWQGVIEQVEAGEMPPKEKPQPTNAEKKQLLGWVRGFLDAEAKARTGDPGYVPLRRLSNAEYNYTVRDLTGVDLRPAREFPADGAAGEGFTNAAEALTDVSPALLTKYLNASKEIAEHLVLLPDGFRFSPAKTRRDWTDEGTAELRKVYATLAPADGKLPVQPYLLATVRNRDALGAGKFEEVAAKEKLNAKYLRVLWSALTDKTSSQPLDTIRSQWRTATEADVPALTAQVAAWQSALWRTVKVGNYIQASWGAPDGSSYTESTTRQVPVDPPALATVPLRVAVKPAPGQSEVVLHLTSTEDGPGGPVAWSRPRFEAPGKQPLLLLDYAAFGAAFEIDYPSVFADSTKYLSAAAELARDTKVSPDDLAKREALDPAFLKQWVQVLQLPSPRTGEATRPAIALTPLDDKTGPTPERPAISGWKKKGTDLPIVIANSSDKSEQIPGRVSARTVAVHPTPQEFVAVAWNSPISGNVTIRARVAHAHPACGNGVSWWLDHNRGAGAARLGEGTVDLGQEAKPPAFSAKVERGDVVVLAVDPRNAEHTCDMTEVWLTITESEKPNRVWDLAADVAASVQAGNPHADKYGNSGTWNFARGPAKKAGAPAPTVPPDSVLGRWKATVTAPSRKTDAAALAQDVATLLSGPRPTDEKSPDRALYDRLVSPDGPLFAGVDVAKLTRPRLKGTVFGLPAARFTEDRIVAKANEAIEIRLPAALLVGREFVVDAKLETGAAERLVRVHAGTARPGPHARREGPLLGSPNGSAYKKLVDGHAAFRAVFPLYLCFPQVVPTDEVVTLKMFHREDEPLARLFLSDDQTRRLDRMWAAQRFVSRQPVAEHDYLPQFMGYTTQDTPKALQQFFIDRKPLFKRHADEFLAEEAAAAPKQLAALLEFAARAYRRPLEEKEKAELLALYETIRGKGAGHEEALRGVVSRVLVAPGFLFRIEQAPKGKEPAAVTDWELATRLSYFLWASQPDAELRRLAAQGRLRDPQVLAGQVRRMLEDARTRALAIEFGTQWLHVRGFDEHNEKNEKLFPTFTPELRAAMYEESILFFLDLFQNDRTVASVLDADHTYLNELLAKHYGVPGVTGPQWSKVDGVRKYGRGGVLGLASVQTRESGASRTSPVLRGNWVVEALLGEKLPRPPANVPQLPEVEGANKLSVRQLVEAHAKAPECAVCHVRIDPFGFAFEGYDPIGRLREKDLGGLPIDTRAKLKDGTEFEGINGLRSYLLANKKDVVVRLFCKRLLGYALGRSVTLSDTALIDEMVLALAKNDGRVTAAVQAIVRSPQFRTVRGSEFGE; from the coding sequence ATGGCAGCACGCGTGTTCCGCACCCGATTGGCCGGTGCGCTCGGTGTGGCACTGGTAGCGGCACTGGTGTCGGCCTTCGCACGCGAGTCCCAACCGGCCGGAACCGCGGGGACGCCGGCGGAACCGAAGTTGGCCGACTACGCCGCGGTTCGCCCACTGCTCGCCAAATACTGCCTGAACTGTCACTCCGCGAAGGACAAGAAGGGGAGCCTCGATCTCGAACGCTTCGCCAGCGCCGACGACGTCCGCAAGGACGCGAAAGTGTGGCAGGGGGTCATCGAGCAGGTCGAAGCGGGCGAGATGCCACCGAAAGAGAAACCGCAACCCACCAACGCGGAGAAGAAGCAACTGCTCGGGTGGGTGCGCGGGTTTCTCGACGCGGAGGCGAAGGCCCGCACCGGCGACCCGGGGTACGTTCCGCTCCGGCGCTTGAGCAACGCGGAGTACAACTACACCGTCCGCGACCTTACGGGCGTGGACCTCCGGCCCGCACGCGAGTTCCCCGCGGACGGCGCCGCGGGCGAGGGGTTCACCAACGCCGCGGAGGCGCTCACCGACGTCTCGCCGGCGCTGCTCACCAAGTACCTGAACGCGTCGAAGGAGATCGCCGAGCACCTCGTGCTGCTGCCCGACGGGTTCCGGTTCTCCCCCGCCAAAACGCGCCGCGACTGGACCGACGAAGGGACCGCCGAACTGCGCAAGGTCTACGCGACACTGGCGCCCGCGGACGGCAAACTGCCGGTGCAGCCCTACCTGCTCGCAACGGTTCGGAACCGTGACGCACTCGGCGCAGGCAAGTTCGAGGAAGTCGCAGCGAAGGAGAAACTGAACGCGAAGTACCTGCGCGTTCTCTGGTCCGCGCTCACCGACAAAACGTCCTCCCAGCCGCTCGACACGATCCGGTCACAGTGGCGCACCGCAACCGAAGCGGACGTGCCCGCACTCACCGCTCAGGTAGCGGCGTGGCAGTCCGCGCTGTGGCGGACGGTGAAAGTCGGGAACTACATCCAGGCGAGTTGGGGCGCGCCGGACGGGAGCAGCTACACCGAAAGTACGACCCGGCAGGTGCCGGTCGATCCGCCGGCCCTCGCCACCGTACCGCTCCGCGTCGCAGTGAAGCCGGCCCCGGGTCAATCGGAAGTCGTCCTCCACCTTACCTCAACCGAGGACGGCCCCGGCGGGCCGGTCGCGTGGTCGCGACCGCGGTTCGAGGCACCCGGGAAGCAACCGCTCCTCCTCCTCGACTACGCCGCCTTCGGCGCCGCGTTCGAGATCGATTACCCATCGGTGTTTGCCGACAGTACGAAGTACCTGTCTGCGGCGGCAGAACTGGCCCGCGACACGAAGGTGTCGCCCGACGACCTCGCCAAACGCGAGGCCCTCGATCCCGCTTTCCTCAAGCAGTGGGTGCAGGTGCTGCAACTGCCGTCGCCCCGAACGGGCGAAGCAACGCGGCCGGCGATCGCGCTCACGCCACTCGACGACAAGACCGGCCCCACACCGGAACGCCCGGCGATCAGCGGTTGGAAGAAAAAGGGCACCGACCTACCGATCGTGATCGCGAACTCGTCCGACAAATCCGAGCAGATTCCGGGTCGCGTCTCGGCGCGGACGGTCGCCGTGCACCCGACCCCGCAGGAGTTCGTTGCGGTTGCGTGGAACAGCCCGATCAGCGGGAACGTGACGATTCGCGCCCGCGTCGCTCACGCGCACCCGGCGTGCGGGAACGGCGTGAGCTGGTGGCTCGATCACAACCGCGGCGCGGGGGCCGCGCGCCTGGGTGAAGGGACCGTCGACCTCGGCCAAGAGGCCAAACCGCCCGCGTTTTCGGCAAAAGTCGAGCGGGGCGACGTTGTGGTTCTTGCGGTCGATCCCCGCAACGCCGAACACACCTGCGACATGACGGAGGTGTGGCTCACGATCACCGAGTCGGAGAAACCGAACCGCGTGTGGGATCTGGCCGCGGACGTGGCCGCGAGCGTTCAGGCGGGCAACCCGCACGCCGACAAGTATGGCAACTCCGGCACCTGGAACTTCGCGCGCGGACCGGCGAAGAAGGCCGGCGCCCCCGCGCCGACGGTCCCGCCCGACTCGGTACTCGGGCGCTGGAAAGCGACCGTCACAGCCCCCTCGCGCAAGACCGACGCCGCCGCGCTCGCGCAAGACGTGGCAACGCTGCTCAGCGGCCCACGACCGACAGATGAGAAGAGCCCGGATCGCGCACTCTACGACCGGCTCGTGAGCCCCGACGGCCCTTTGTTCGCCGGCGTCGATGTGGCGAAGCTGACACGGCCGCGCCTGAAGGGAACCGTGTTCGGGCTGCCAGCGGCACGCTTCACCGAGGACCGGATCGTCGCAAAAGCCAATGAGGCGATCGAGATCCGGTTGCCGGCCGCGCTGCTGGTCGGCCGCGAGTTCGTCGTTGACGCGAAGCTCGAAACCGGTGCCGCCGAACGGCTCGTGCGGGTCCACGCCGGGACCGCACGTCCGGGGCCGCACGCGCGGCGGGAAGGTCCACTGCTCGGCTCACCGAACGGGTCGGCGTACAAGAAACTCGTTGACGGCCACGCCGCGTTTCGCGCGGTGTTCCCGCTGTACCTGTGCTTCCCGCAGGTGGTACCGACGGACGAGGTCGTCACGCTGAAGATGTTCCACCGCGAGGACGAACCGCTCGCGCGGCTGTTCCTCTCGGACGATCAGACGCGCCGCCTCGATCGGATGTGGGCGGCCCAGCGGTTCGTGAGCCGCCAGCCGGTCGCGGAACACGACTACCTGCCGCAGTTCATGGGGTACACCACCCAGGACACGCCAAAGGCGCTCCAGCAGTTCTTCATCGACCGCAAGCCGCTGTTCAAGCGACACGCCGACGAGTTCCTGGCAGAAGAGGCGGCCGCCGCCCCGAAACAGCTCGCCGCGCTTTTGGAGTTCGCGGCGCGTGCGTACCGGCGGCCACTCGAAGAGAAGGAGAAGGCCGAACTGCTGGCGCTGTACGAGACGATCCGGGGCAAGGGCGCGGGGCACGAAGAGGCGCTCCGCGGGGTGGTGTCGCGGGTGCTGGTCGCGCCCGGGTTCCTGTTCCGCATCGAGCAGGCCCCGAAGGGCAAAGAGCCCGCCGCCGTCACCGACTGGGAACTCGCCACCCGGCTCAGCTATTTCCTCTGGGCGTCGCAGCCCGACGCCGAACTTCGTCGCCTCGCGGCCCAGGGCCGGTTGCGCGACCCGCAGGTGCTGGCGGGCCAAGTGCGACGGATGCTGGAGGACGCCCGGACCCGCGCGCTGGCGATCGAGTTCGGCACGCAGTGGCTCCACGTCCGCGGGTTCGACGAGCACAACGAGAAGAACGAGAAGCTGTTCCCGACCTTCACACCCGAGTTGCGGGCGGCGATGTACGAAGAGTCGATCCTGTTCTTCCTCGACCTCTTCCAGAACGACCGCACGGTCGCATCGGTACTCGATGCGGATCACACCTATTTGAACGAACTGCTCGCGAAGCACTACGGCGTGCCCGGCGTTACGGGTCCGCAGTGGAGCAAGGTAGACGGCGTGCGGAAGTACGGCCGGGGCGGCGTCCTCGGGCTCGCCAGCGTGCAGACGAGAGAATCCGGGGCGTCGCGCACCAGCCCGGTGCTGCGCGGCAACTGGGTGGTCGAGGCCCTGCTGGGTGAAAAGCTCCCGCGCCCGCCCGCCAACGTCCCGCAACTGCCGGAGGTGGAAGGGGCGAACAAGCTGTCGGTGCGGCAACTCGTTGAGGCGCACGCGAAGGCGCCCGAGTGCGCCGTGTGCCACGTCCGGATCGACCCGTTCGGGTTCGCGTTCGAGGGGTACGACCCCATCGGCCGGCTGCGCGAGAAGGATCTGGGCGGCTTGCCAATCGACACCCGGGCGAAGCTGAAGGACGGCACCGAGTTCGAAGGCATCAACGGGTTACGGAGCTACCTGCTCGCGAACAAAAAAGATGTGGTCGTGCGACTGTTTTGCAAGCGGCTCCTCGGGTACGCTTTAGGGCGCTCCGTGACGCTCTCCGATACAGCACTGATCGACGAGATGGTTCTCGCATTGGCGAAAAACGACGGCCGGGTGACGGCCGCAGTACAGGCGATCGTGCGGAGCCCGCAGTTCCGCACGGTGCGCGGCAGCGAATTCGGAGAATGA
- a CDS encoding GatB/YqeY domain-containing protein yields the protein MPEEQETDVSLHDELKARVTAAVKSGDALTRDALRTVLGEAQAEAVRRKVEATDEVVLGVVRKTVTGLKETIPLAKNAGRDTTQREAELALLESLLPKAWGQEAIAAALVSIRDDLRAAKNEGQALGVAMKALKAQGATANPDDVKAVVAAVRA from the coding sequence GTGCCCGAAGAACAGGAGACGGACGTGAGCCTGCATGACGAACTCAAAGCCCGGGTCACCGCCGCCGTCAAAAGCGGTGACGCGCTGACCCGCGACGCCTTGCGGACCGTTCTGGGCGAGGCCCAGGCCGAGGCCGTGCGCCGCAAGGTGGAGGCCACCGATGAGGTCGTCCTCGGCGTCGTCCGGAAGACGGTGACGGGGCTGAAGGAGACGATTCCGCTGGCTAAAAACGCCGGCCGGGACACGACCCAGAGGGAAGCCGAACTTGCCCTGCTCGAATCGTTGCTCCCCAAGGCGTGGGGGCAGGAGGCGATCGCCGCCGCCCTCGTCTCGATACGGGATGACCTACGGGCGGCCAAGAACGAGGGGCAGGCCCTGGGCGTTGCGATGAAGGCTCTCAAGGCTCAGGGGGCAACGGCGAACCCGGACGACGTGAAGGCGGTCGTTGCGGCCGTAAGGGCGTGA
- a CDS encoding HPF/RaiA family ribosome-associated protein, with protein MRVEISTDTRTTVDTAAVTAEIENGLSRFRDRLTTVEVHLSDVNGPKGGPDCRCALEARAAGRQPVAVTNEAGAPEDAVAGAVDKMGRVLDSAFGRLDGVKGNTSASGLPT; from the coding sequence ATGCGCGTGGAAATCAGCACCGACACCCGCACCACCGTGGACACTGCGGCCGTGACCGCTGAGATCGAGAACGGGCTCTCCCGCTTCCGGGACCGCCTCACCACGGTTGAAGTCCACTTGAGCGACGTGAACGGACCGAAGGGCGGTCCCGATTGCCGGTGCGCCCTGGAAGCGCGGGCCGCTGGGCGGCAACCGGTGGCGGTCACCAACGAGGCCGGTGCGCCGGAGGATGCGGTCGCCGGTGCGGTCGACAAGATGGGGCGGGTGCTGGACTCCGCCTTCGGGCGGCTCGACGGCGTGAAGGGAAACACGTCGGCGAGCGGGCTCCCGACCTGA
- a CDS encoding NAD(P)/FAD-dependent oxidoreductase has product MAHRNKVVIVGGGFAGLYCAQGLRRSPVDVTLIDRRNFHLFQPLLYQVATGALSAANIAAPLRGVLGRQRNAVVLLGEVSDIDPAARAVVLADGDRVPFDTLVVAAGATHHYFGHDADWEPIAPGLKTVEDATEIRRKLLSAFERAERAPPEARKRLLTFVVVGGGPTGVEMAGSVRELARHTLRRDFRFFDPADARVVVVESQPRVLAGFHEDLSRKAAAALDRLGIEVINDSRVTAVAPDHVVVTAKPDGSTRRIDTETVIWAAGVKASPLLSRLAARLGVEADSSGHLSVAADCTVSGHPWLFVIGDCATFRGEDGKPLPGVAPVAMQQGRYVADAIDRRARALPPPGAFRYRDKGSMATVSRSQAVVDLGWVRFGGKPAWLTWLFVHILYLARFENRVLVLVQWAWNYVSRNRAARLITGELTSVSTDARHDARRTDRTCQTADGALPAENADGEAQAGATSGRPGATG; this is encoded by the coding sequence GTGGCACACCGGAACAAAGTGGTGATCGTCGGCGGCGGGTTCGCAGGGCTGTACTGCGCCCAGGGGCTCCGCCGCAGCCCGGTCGATGTCACCCTCATCGACCGGCGGAACTTTCACCTGTTTCAGCCGCTCCTGTACCAGGTGGCCACCGGCGCGCTGTCCGCCGCCAACATCGCCGCCCCGCTCCGCGGCGTGCTCGGTCGGCAGCGGAACGCGGTCGTGCTGCTCGGCGAGGTGAGCGACATCGACCCGGCCGCCCGCGCGGTGGTGCTGGCCGACGGGGACCGGGTGCCGTTCGACACGCTGGTGGTGGCGGCCGGTGCGACCCACCACTACTTCGGCCACGACGCCGACTGGGAGCCGATTGCCCCCGGGCTGAAGACGGTCGAGGACGCGACCGAGATCCGCCGCAAGTTGTTGTCGGCGTTCGAGCGGGCCGAGCGGGCGCCCCCCGAGGCCCGCAAGCGGCTGCTCACGTTCGTGGTCGTCGGCGGCGGCCCGACCGGGGTGGAGATGGCCGGGTCGGTGCGGGAGCTGGCGCGCCACACGCTCCGCCGGGACTTCCGGTTCTTCGACCCGGCCGACGCCCGGGTGGTCGTGGTCGAGAGCCAGCCGCGGGTGCTGGCCGGGTTCCACGAGGACCTGTCGCGGAAGGCGGCGGCGGCGCTGGACCGGCTCGGGATCGAGGTGATCAACGACAGCCGGGTGACGGCCGTCGCCCCGGACCACGTGGTCGTCACCGCCAAGCCCGACGGCTCGACCCGGCGGATCGATACGGAAACGGTGATCTGGGCGGCCGGGGTGAAGGCGTCGCCGCTGCTCAGCCGGCTGGCGGCCCGGCTCGGGGTGGAGGCCGACTCGTCCGGGCACCTCTCCGTGGCCGCCGACTGCACAGTTTCTGGCCACCCGTGGCTGTTTGTGATCGGCGATTGTGCGACGTTCCGCGGGGAGGACGGGAAGCCGCTGCCCGGGGTGGCCCCGGTGGCCATGCAACAGGGGCGGTACGTCGCCGACGCGATCGACCGGCGGGCGCGGGCACTGCCGCCCCCGGGCGCGTTCCGCTACCGGGACAAGGGGAGCATGGCGACGGTCAGCCGGTCGCAGGCGGTGGTCGACCTCGGGTGGGTGCGGTTCGGCGGGAAGCCGGCGTGGCTGACGTGGCTGTTCGTCCACATCCTGTACCTGGCCCGGTTCGAGAACCGCGTGCTGGTCCTCGTCCAGTGGGCGTGGAACTACGTCAGCCGGAACCGGGCCGCGCGGCTCATCACCGGGGAGCTGACGAGCGTCAGCACGGACGCCCGGCACGACGCGCGGAGGACCGACCGAACGTGTCAGACGGCCGACGGGGCTCTCCCCGCGGAAAACGCCGACGGGGAAGCTCAAGCGGGAGCAACTTCTGGGCGACCGGGCGCGACCGGGTGA